The window CGGTTTAAGATTTTGAGCCGCTACCGCAGCTACCACGGCGCGACCAACGCATGCATGCAGCTCACCGGCGATCCGCGCCGCTGGGCCAATGAGCCCGGGAGCCCCGGCTTTATCAAGGTGATGGATCCTCGTCCCTATCACTACAGCTTCGGGGAGAGCGAGGAAGAGCAGACGGCGCGAAACCTCGAGTACCTCGAAGAAGTCATCATGTATGAGGGGCCCGACACCATCGCGGCGATGTTCGTGGAGACCATCACCGGGACCAACGGGATTCAGCCGCCGCCCAAAGGCTATCTCAAAGGGCTGAAGGCGTTGTTGGAGAAGTACGGCATCCTCATGGTGTGTGACGAGGTGATGTGCGGTTTCGGGCGCACCGGCAAGATGTTTGGTTTTGAGCACTATGACGTGGTGCCGGACATCGTCACGATGGCCAAGGGCCTGACCAGCTCTTATGCCCCGCTGGGTGCGATGGGGGTGAGCGACGCCATCGCCGAGCATTTTAAGAAGAACATGTTCTGGGGGGGCCTGACCTACAACTCCCATTGTCTGGCGCTCTCGGCAGCCGAGGCCTCGATTCAGGTGATGCTCGACGAGAAGCTCGTCGAGAATGCGGCGCGTCTGGAGTCGGTGATGCGCGAGGAAATGGAGCGCCTGAAAGAGCGTCATCCCTCCTTTAAAGAGGGGAGGGCGCTGGGGCTCTTCGGCATGATCGATGTCCAGAAAAACAGCGCGGGTGAGCGCATTGCGCCCTTTAACGGGAGTCACCCGGCGATGACGAAGCTCGGGCAGTTCTTCCGCGACAACGGGCTCTTCACCTTCGTGCGCTGGGGGAGCTTTATGTGCAACCCGCCGCTGTGCATTACGGAAGAGCAACTTCGTGAGGGCTTTGCGATCATTGATCGCGGTATGGAGATCACCGACGCGGCGTTTGAGGGCTGAAGTAAGACCTCGAAGTGGTGTGGTCAGAGAGTGCCGCGGGCCCATCGGGCTCGCGGCTTTTTTTCGGGCGATGCGAAGATGCCCGGGTTGGGGACCACGGGGTGTGGTCGTCATGCAGGCGTCGTTTCGTAGGTAGCCTTGAGGTATGTGAGCGAGCGCTGGATAAGTTCGCGAAGTGCAGCCTCATCGATGTCAGCGAGCTTGTTGATGTAGAGGCAGGACTTGCCGGTTTTGTGTTTGCCCAGGCGGCTCATGATGTCTTCGACGCCTTCAAAGCCCGACATGATGTAGAGCGAGATGTTGCGTTTGCGTGGGGAAAAGCCCGCCAGCATCCAGTCGCACTCGCGGCCGCTCTTGTAGATGTAGTGGTAGGTGCCAAAGCCGATGATGGCGTCGCCCCACATCACCGCCGGCGCGCCGACCTCCTCCTCGAAGATCGTGAGCAGGCGCAGGCAGTCGTCGCGACGTTTCGGGTCGTCGATGGCGTCGGTGAAGTCGGCGGGGGTCTGGTTGGTGGGTTTCGTTTTCAGGGACATGGTCGAGTCGTGGGTTCGGGTCAATGTGCGCAGTCGGGGGCCGGGATCGTGTCGGAATATACCGGTGGTTGCCATCAGCGTATCAACTCCGCGTCAGGTGGCGAGTCGTTGCCAGAGCTTCACGAGGGCGGGGCGGTCGATTTTTCCGGCCGAGGTCAAAGGCAGCGTGTCGCAAAAACGAAGGTCGCGCGGGAGCTTGTAGCCAGCCAGCTGCGGCCGTAGATGCTCAATGAGCGCCGAAGGTGTCGGGGGATGGGCCGGGCGTGCCGGACACATCAGAGCCACGATTTTTTGCCCCCAGTGCGGATCTGCGACGCCCAGTACAGCAGCCTGGGAGACTTCCGGGTGCTCGACGAGTCGTGATTCAATTTCAGCCGGTGCGACATTTTCGCCGCCGGTGATGATCACATCGTCGAGGCGTCCCTCGATATAGAGGAATCCCTGGTTGTCGAGATGTCCGAAGTCGCCGGTGAGGTAGACGCCGCCGTCGCCGCGAAAGGCCTTGCTGAAATCGGAGGATTCGCCCAGATAGGCCGTGGCGAGCTGCGGACCGCGCACTACGATCTGGCCGGACTTGCCGGCCGGCAGGCGTCTGCCTTGCGGACTTTCGATCCAGACGTCGACGTCCCGGGGGGGGATGCCTGCGGATGCCCGTCGTGGGTCGTCGGCTTCCAGGGTTCCCGGAGGCATCAGCGTGACCATGGGGCCAGCCTCGGTCATCCCGTAGCCCTGAAGGAGCTCAAAGCCGAGTGTGCGGGCTTCGTCGACGTAAGAGGGGGGCATGGGAGCGCCTCCACAAATACCGAAGCGCAGCGGGGAGAGCGTGGTCTCGCAGCGTCGCGTGGCATCGAAGAGTGCGCGCCACATCGTGGGGACCATCACGGCGCTGCGCACCTCGCCACGACCGATCGACTGGAGTAGCTCACCGGGCTTAAAGCGCGAGGCGATCTGCAACGGTGCGCCGGTGGCGATCGCGGCGGCAGTGAGCGCGCTGAAGCCCGCGACGTGGAAGTTGGGTGCAACCACCAGCACCGGCTCGTCGGCGCGAAGTTGCGTCATCTCTAAGAATTGGCGGGCGTTATGAGCGAGGGTCCATCGCGTGTGAGCCACCTGTTTGGGCAGTCCGGTCGTGCCGCCGGTCGACATGATGATCCAGGGGGCATTGAGGTCATCGTTTTGATGCACGGTAGCGCCGGACGGTCGTCGCGCGGTTTCGTACTGCGAGCGATCGCAGACACCATCGGCCCAGAGCGCGTCGCGATCCATCATTCGCGCCCGCAAGGTCGGGTTCTCACCAAACGCTCGCGTGATGGCCTCATGCGTGCTGGCGGAGGCATCGCCCTCGACGATGAGTGCGCTGATCTCGAAGGGCAGTGCCTCCAGTGCCAGCCCGAGTTCGCGTGCGCTCCAGCGGTAGTTCAGTGGCCAGAAGCTCGCACCGACTCGGGCGCAGGCCAGCGCCAGGCTCCAGGCAATGGGGTGGTTGGTGCCGCGGTAGCCCACGGTCGTGCCCGGGCGCACCCCCGCCTTGACGATGAGTGCGCTGAGGCGCTCAACGATGCCTGCCCATTCACGCCAGGTGGCCGAGCCGCGCGGCTCATCGGCACGCCAGGCGATGGCGTGGGGGCGATGTGCGGCATGCTCGGCGAGGGCTGTGAGCAGGTCGAAGGTGGGTTGAAGCTCGGACATGTTGGGTCTCAGAAGGTGCAGTGCATCAGGAGCGTGGGGGTGAAGATGCCGGCGCTGGATGTGTCGCCAGAGGTCGGTCGGGATGAACCTGCTGATTCTCGTTCGTCAGCTCAGATGGTGCACACCCGGGAGGTGGGGGGCGAGCAAAAAACGGAACTTTTTTTCAGTGGTCTCCGGCCGCAGTCCCGCAGTCGGAGAGAGGATCCCGGGGGGCAGGCAGGGTGGGGGTGGCTATGTAATTGCAACTCAACGACTTTCTTGCATCGGCGGTGTTGCGGGCGAGCGTCCTGAAGAAAAATTATCAAAAGTACGTTGACACTCAGAAGCTCCTTGTGGCACATAATGGTCATCGCGGCGGCGCTGACCGCCACAACAATCCGGCGTAGCTCAGGGGTAGAGCGAGCGGCTGTTAACCGCTTGGTCGTAGGTTCAAATCCTACCGCCGGAGCTTGAGAGAAAGGCCCGAGTCGAAAGACTCGGGCCTTTCTTTTGACAGGACCCTCGTCGGCATCGCCGGCGGGGGTCTTGTCGGTTCTTGCCCAGCTGGTGGCGCTTTGTGGGCGATCGCTGGTCGACGCGGGTGCTCTCTGGTCGGACGGCGCCAGAGTGCCTCTGCTCGTCGTCGGGTCCCGAACGGTGCTCTTTGAGAGATCTTGGGCCTCAGAGACGCCTCCAGACGCCCACATGCCGGTTCTGGTTAGCCCGGTGAGAGTGGGGCAGCCGAGCTAGCAGCGATGCGCGATCGGAGACGCTCTGAGAGCTCCTCGGCGTGACGCTCGCCAATGCTGCATCGTTCATCGGCGATGGATGTTGACCTTTGCCGCGGAGGCATCGTGAAGAAGACCAGGACCACAGCGTGCTGCCCTCCAGCGGAGCCGATGCCGCCGGTCCCGACCGACGAGGTGGAGGCCAACAAGTACCTCGCTCGACTGGCGAAGGCCATGGCTCATCCCGTGCGAGTCACCATCCTCCGCATGCTCGTGCGCCAGGAAGGCTGCATCGTCGGCGACATCGTGGACGAGCTTCCCCTGGCTCAGTCCACCATCTCGCAGCAGCTCAAGCAGCTGAAGGACGCCGGGCGACATCCTCGCCCGGCTTAATGCCGCCACGCACGACCTGGCGACTTCATGGTCTTCACTCCCCCCCTCACGCGTGGCACCCCGAGGTTTCTGCGGCGCCGTGACCCGGCTCATCCGGCGAACCGGCTCTTCGAATGCGACTGCTGCTGTGCCGGGCAGGGCTGCCCCTCGCGCGTAGCCCGCGTCTCCCGACACCATGAAGACAGGTCCCAATCGACCTAACCGCAACGTCGCTGCGGCGGCTTCAACACATCGAGACGGTGCGGACTTTTCGGGGCTCTTTTCGGTCCTGGAAGCGGTTACTCGCCCCAGCCCTGGATGCCTTCGAAGCGCTCAAACTCCTCGCGCTTCGGCCACTCGATCCCGAGCGCTTCCGTGACGTCGGCATCCATGAACGATCGCGAACCGATCAGCCAGGCGCGATCGCCATTGATCTTCCAGGCGAGGGTAGGCGTGTCGCTTTCCACGCCCTCATCGCCGCCGTAGTCGTCGCCGGGTCGGGCCATCTCCATCACCGCGAGCACGCCCACATCTCCGTCGACGCGGAGTCGCACCGATGCCTCGCCGTTCCAGGTGGTGTAGAAGTCATCGCCGAAGTTATCGCCCGCCAGATAGATCACCGAGGTTCCGAGCGCTCCGCCCGTTTCGGAGAGGCGTTTGGCTTCGATCTCGACGCCATACAGGTTTCCATTGCGGTATGCGCTGCCTTGCTTCGTCCAGTCTTCAAACATGTTCATCTCGTGGCTCGGTTAAGGTCATTACACGATATCAGCAGAGAGGGATGACTCTGCGTCCGCGGCGAAAATGATTCTGCAGCACCGCCCCCCGAGTCAAGGAAGGAATCGCCGATTCCCGACCCGGGAGACCACCAGGACGTCGGGCGTCCGACGAGCCCTCGACGGGTAGCGGAGAGGCACGAGGTGCCTGTTTGGACCCCCTCGACGGGTAGCGGAGAGGCACGAGGTGCCTGTTCTGAACCCCTCGACGGGTAGCGGAGAGGCACGAGGTGCCTGTTCTGACCCCCTCGACGCCTCGTTTGGGGTATGCGCGGGGCGTCAGGGCGGCATTTTCGGGCCATCGGCGTAACGCGCGAGACCTGCGGCGCTGGTGCCGCCGGGAGTTTTTTCGCTGATACGCCGACTTCGTTACCACCATCTCGATCACGTACGCCTTCCCATCGAACTCAAACGCGAGAGCCGTCGCCTCTCCCGGCTCCACCTGCTCTTCGATGCCTCCCCACATGCTCCACCTCCCCGCCAACCCTGCCTTTCAGCCAGCCGGCGAGCGCGATGGACTCGCCGACAACGATCGGGGTCATCGTACGTTGGAGGTGAATCGGGCGCGCGCCGCCACCGGGGGACGTCACTGTGACGGGTTTGCCCGGCGTTGTGATGATTTGCGGGCGCGACGCCACATCGCCATCCACCTCGATGGTCATCTCGAAGTGCAGTTGGGTGTAGCGGTTGGGGGCTTCGGGCGGTGCGTCGGCGGGGGGCCAGTGGGTCGGTGGCGGAGGGCTCGGGGATGGGGTGTTTGGAGATGGGGCGGAGCGTCGGCGTGTGAGTTCGACTCGGGGCACCGAGACCTTCATCGCCGAACACTCACGCCTGGTCGACGTGTGCCTTCGAGCGGAGCAGAAGGAGAGTTCGAGAAGGCTGCAGAGGGGCTGGGGCTGCTCACCTGGCTCCGGCGCGAGTTGGGCAAATCAGTCCGCTGCACGTTCGCATCAGGGACGGATGCTCCGCGTCCTGGCGGCAGGCCGCCCGTAGATGCCGGGCACAGAGAAGCCGGTCGCGGGCTGAAACGATGTTCGCTGTGCGCTCGCCGGTGAACTTCAATTCTGCGACGCGCTCAAGGGCGTTATCAAAAGCATGTGTCGAGCCCTCTTCGCGTGTGTCGGCCCATGGGGCTTGACCGCGCAGGAGCCCTTGAGCTTTCAGGCCACCGAAGATGCCGGTGCGGTGGGGTCCCTTGCCGCGAACACCGCGTGGGTGGCGGCACTAAAATCGTCGCCTGCAGCGCTGAAACGTCGTGTCAGGGGGTTCCTTTTGGCCAGGAACTCATCTGAGATTAACTTCGCAGTATGCAGGCGCCAACGGCGCGAATGTAGGTGGGGCAGTGATCGCGGCGACGCTTGTCGTAGCCTTACATCGGGGTCGACCTTGCTCCAGGCCGCGTACGAACCTGACGTCCAGTCGATTCCGACGCCATCTTCTCAGCACGCGAACAGGGGCTGGCGACGAGGATGCCATGTCAGGGGGGACCTCGTGCGTTTTGCGAAGGTGTCGGTGCTCCCGGTACCCGTCAGCGAGCATTCGGTGGCGACTGCCATGCAAAGCGTGTCTGTGCGACGAGAGCGACCAGGAGCGTTTGGCGAGCGCTGTTTCCGGCATGTGAGAACCCGAGAAGACTCGGGGGCGTGTCCGTAGTGACGTGAAGGGGCAAGGCTTACAGATTCAGGTGGGGGGGCGTCGGCCATCGCGGTTGGTTCCGGCTGCACCCTGAATGACCGCAATGACGCGGAACGATGATAAGGGGGTTCGCATGGATCCGTCTGAATCCAAGCTCGGGTTTAGCGGGACCTGGTCCATGGCCGTTGGGGGAATGGTCGGCGGAGGGATTTTTTCGACGCTGGGAGTGGTCGTGGGAATCGCTGGCGCATGGGCATGGCTCAGCTTTGTCGCAGCCGGTCTCATTGCGCTGGCTGCGGGCTATAGCTACGTGAAACTGGCCGTTAGTTATGGTGAAGGAGGCGGGGCATTTACCTTTCTGCGTAACATCAACGCAGAGGGGTTTGCAGGCAGCCTGTCGTGGGTTCTCATCGTCGGCTATGTGCTCACCAACGCCGTTTATGCGTTCACCTTCGGGCACTATCTGGGCTACGTCGTGGGTCTGGGGCCCTGGTTTCCCCGCGCGGCCGGGGTGGCGATCATGCTTGTCTTCGTCGCCTTGAATTTGCGGGGTGTGGGCGAGGCTGGCGGCGTTGAAATCATCCTGGTGTGGTTCAAATTGGCCGTGCTCGTGGGCCTGGCCGGGTGGGGGCTCGCCAGCTGGAATCCTTCGATGCTCTCACGAGGCGTGCCAGACGCAGGGATTTGGGCGGCGCTCTTCGGTGCTGCGTCCGTGTTCATGGCCTATGAGGGATTTCAACTGCTGACCTACGATTACGACGACATCCGCAACCCACATACGACCCTTCCCTCCGCGGTGCTCTCGGCGATTGTCATCGTGATTGTTGTCTACGTGCTCGTCGCGCTCGGTACGGCAATGCTGATCGGAGCCGACCAGGTGCTGCAGCATAAGGAGGTCGCCCTGGCGATCGCCGGACGGCAGGCGTTTGGCACGATCGGCCTGGTCGTCGTAACAATTGCTGCTGCGTTTTCCACGGGGTCGGCCATCAACTCGACGCTCTTTGCAACCGCACGCTTGACCTACACGGTCGCTGAGGATGGAGAGCTGCCGGAGGCGCTGGATCACAAAAACGCGGCGGGCATCCCGGACCGAGCCGTGATCGGGCTGGGAACTGTGGCAGCGGCCCTTGCCGCAGTAGGAACGCTCACCACCCTGGTCGAAACCGCGAGCCTTGCTTTCCTTGTCACCTTTGCCATCGTCTGCGGGCTCGCATTCCAAAAGCATGCAGGATCGCGAATCATTACGGGGTTGGGGGCGCTGAGTGCAGCCGCGGCGTCGGTGGCGCTTGTTGTACGTCTGGTTCGAACGGACCCGATGGCGATTGTTTTTCTCGGCCTCTTGATTGTCATCGCCGTATTCGGGCGTCCGGTCCTGCTGCGCCACATGAGAACCAAAAAGAGCGACTGAATCCGCCCTGGTCTTCTCGACACCCTCCTACCGGTTCAACGGGGGAGCATGGAGGTGAACGATGCCCGGTAAACGACCGGACCGACGCGATACCGACGGATTCAAACGCGAGGCGATCCGGCTGGTTGAGCAGGAGGGGATGCCCGGTCCGCAGGTGGCAGGCGACCTGGGGGTGAACGCCAACTTGCGGCATGGCTGGTAAAAAGCGCCGCGAGGAGCAGGGCGATGATGGGACCGAGCCGGAGCATCCGGAGTGGCGGCGTGTGCGCAGGGAGAGTCGCATTCTCAGGGAGAATCGCGAATTTCTAAATGAGGCCGCAGCCTCTGGCGCGATCTGGCAGTCCTTGTCGACCTGGCGTCACGGTGCGTGGTTGGCTGGGAGATTATCACACACACATGCGCCAGGATCTCACTCTTGCCTGCCAGCACATGGCGGAGCGTTGGTGAAGACCCGACTTCGACCAGGGCTCCCGGCGGTGCCAACCATGCTCAACAGCAGACGCAGATGAGGGTGGCGAGGGAGACCTTCGCGAGACGCAGGAGGGATCCCTCATTGCGCCGGATACACTCATGGCGGTGTGCTCTGGAGGTAGCCGTTGTCACCCCAGCAGGTCACCTCACCCGCGTTGTTGATCGCACAGCTGTGATCCCCGCCGGCGCTCACCTGCACGACGTTGTCGAGCTCGGTCGGCACGTCGCTCTGATCGTAGGTGTTCATGCCCCAACAGCTCACTCTGCCATCTTCGCTGAGGGCGTACATGTGGTTGTAGCCGGCGCTCAGTTGCACCACCGTCCCGAGAGATTCGGGCACTGAAGTCTGGCCGTAGTCATTGTTGGCGTTGGGTTGCCCCCAGCAGCTCACGTCATGGTTCTCATTGACCATGCAGGTGTGGGTCTCTCCGGTGCTCACGTGTGCTTCAAAGGGGGGGAGGGCGATGCATTCGCGACCGCTTGTCGGGGTCGGTGGCGTGGATTCCATCTCTCCAGGCGCACAGATCGTGAGCGCTGTGCATTCGCGGTCGCTCGTAGGGGTCGGTGCCACCGACTGATACTCGTCCTGTGTGCACACCGTGAGCGCTGAGCACTCCTGGTCGCTTGTGGTGCTGCCAGGCGACGCGACGAACTCTTCCGCCACGCACTCCGTCCATGCGGGGCAGTCGCTGGCATGGGTCACAGTGCTGAAGGTGCCGCTCGCGCATGGGGCGCACTCCCGGTTACTCGTGGCGGTCGCTTCGGCCCTCATATATTCGCCGGGCGCGCATTCGGTGATCGGGAGGCACTCGGTGCCGCCATCGGCCAGATACTCGCCTGGGCCGCAGTCGAGGACATCTTCTTCACCGACATCAGCATCTTCTTTGTCGCACCCGGCGTCGACATCGGCAGAGCAGGAGGGCCGGGTCGTGCTCCCCTCGCCGCAGCCCGCACCGAGGAGGAGCGATACTAGCGGCGCTGCCGGGCAGCCAGGAGCGCGTCGAGCAGTGCGATGAGAAAGGGGCGAGCCGGCGAAACAGGGGCGTGAGGCATGTTGGAGGCAACCAGGCGAGAGAAGGGGGGCGCGTGGGAAAGAGCGATCAGGAAGGGGATAAGACAAAGTGCCCTTCAGGCTAACGGTCTATCCGTACGCACTCAAGGAGGCTCCTTTCAGAACGCGTCTACCTGCCTTACGCTGGGGTCCCAAAGCCTTCGGTACATTCTCGCCGGTTGTAGAGAGCCGCGCTATTTATAGGGGCGAGCTGTCGAAGCGACTCCAGCCACCGAGCCCGAGCCCTCCCCAATCAGCTACAAGGAGTTTCTCATGCTGCAGTTGACCATGATCAAGCGCGTTCATGACCTATGCTCCCGCGATGAGGGTATCGTGGGTGCCCTGATGTTCGGCTCTTTTGCCATCGACGAAGGGGATGCATTCTCCGACATCGAGTTTGCGATATTTATCCAGGACGAGAGGTTCGATACCTTTCCTCAGCACACATGGCTTCAGCAGATTCATCCTGTCGCGGCCTACTTCATCGATGACTTCGGCCATCACACCGCGCTCTTCGAGAACGGCGTGCGTGGTGAGTTCCACTTCATGCGTGCCTCGG of the Lujinxingia sediminis genome contains:
- a CDS encoding DUF1801 domain-containing protein, with product MSLKTKPTNQTPADFTDAIDDPKRRDDCLRLLTIFEEEVGAPAVMWGDAIIGFGTYHYIYKSGRECDWMLAGFSPRKRNISLYIMSGFEGVEDIMSRLGKHKTGKSCLYINKLADIDEAALRELIQRSLTYLKATYETTPA
- a CDS encoding ArsR/SmtB family transcription factor, which produces MKKTRTTACCPPAEPMPPVPTDEVEANKYLARLAKAMAHPVRVTILRMLVRQEGCIVGDIVDELPLAQSTISQQLKQLKDAGRHPRPA
- a CDS encoding RCC1 domain-containing protein, with amino-acid sequence MAEEFVASPGSTTSDQECSALTVCTQDEYQSVAPTPTSDRECTALTICAPGEMESTPPTPTSGRECIALPPFEAHVSTGETHTCMVNENHDVSCWGQPNANNDYGQTSVPESLGTVVQLSAGYNHMYALSEDGRVSCWGMNTYDQSDVPTELDNVVQVSAGGDHSCAINNAGEVTCWGDNGYLQSTPP
- a CDS encoding APC family permease; translated protein: MDPSESKLGFSGTWSMAVGGMVGGGIFSTLGVVVGIAGAWAWLSFVAAGLIALAAGYSYVKLAVSYGEGGGAFTFLRNINAEGFAGSLSWVLIVGYVLTNAVYAFTFGHYLGYVVGLGPWFPRAAGVAIMLVFVALNLRGVGEAGGVEIILVWFKLAVLVGLAGWGLASWNPSMLSRGVPDAGIWAALFGAASVFMAYEGFQLLTYDYDDIRNPHTTLPSAVLSAIVIVIVVYVLVALGTAMLIGADQVLQHKEVALAIAGRQAFGTIGLVVVTIAAAFSTGSAINSTLFATARLTYTVAEDGELPEALDHKNAAGIPDRAVIGLGTVAAALAAVGTLTTLVETASLAFLVTFAIVCGLAFQKHAGSRIITGLGALSAAAASVALVVRLVRTDPMAIVFLGLLIVIAVFGRPVLLRHMRTKKSD
- a CDS encoding aminotransferase class III-fold pyridoxal phosphate-dependent enzyme, which translates into the protein MDSQDMIDLCKKHTMYTWAAGDNVEPIPVERAEGVYFYTPEGKRFLDFNSQLMSVNIGHSHPRVIEAMHQQLQQVAYVYPGTATAVRARVAKMLSELVPGDINTFFFTLSGAESNENAIKAARSYTGRFKILSRYRSYHGATNACMQLTGDPRRWANEPGSPGFIKVMDPRPYHYSFGESEEEQTARNLEYLEEVIMYEGPDTIAAMFVETITGTNGIQPPPKGYLKGLKALLEKYGILMVCDEVMCGFGRTGKMFGFEHYDVVPDIVTMAKGLTSSYAPLGAMGVSDAIAEHFKKNMFWGGLTYNSHCLALSAAEASIQVMLDEKLVENAARLESVMREEMERLKERHPSFKEGRALGLFGMIDVQKNSAGERIAPFNGSHPAMTKLGQFFRDNGLFTFVRWGSFMCNPPLCITEEQLREGFAIIDRGMEITDAAFEG
- a CDS encoding class I adenylate-forming enzyme family protein gives rise to the protein MSELQPTFDLLTALAEHAAHRPHAIAWRADEPRGSATWREWAGIVERLSALIVKAGVRPGTTVGYRGTNHPIAWSLALACARVGASFWPLNYRWSARELGLALEALPFEISALIVEGDASASTHEAITRAFGENPTLRARMMDRDALWADGVCDRSQYETARRPSGATVHQNDDLNAPWIIMSTGGTTGLPKQVAHTRWTLAHNARQFLEMTQLRADEPVLVVAPNFHVAGFSALTAAAIATGAPLQIASRFKPGELLQSIGRGEVRSAVMVPTMWRALFDATRRCETTLSPLRFGICGGAPMPPSYVDEARTLGFELLQGYGMTEAGPMVTLMPPGTLEADDPRRASAGIPPRDVDVWIESPQGRRLPAGKSGQIVVRGPQLATAYLGESSDFSKAFRGDGGVYLTGDFGHLDNQGFLYIEGRLDDVIITGGENVAPAEIESRLVEHPEVSQAAVLGVADPHWGQKIVALMCPARPAHPPTPSALIEHLRPQLAGYKLPRDLRFCDTLPLTSAGKIDRPALVKLWQRLAT